In Natronomonas halophila, one DNA window encodes the following:
- a CDS encoding universal stress protein, whose protein sequence is MTQNSIIIPTDGSEYAMSAAEVGFGLAEDLDATVHALSVGDTSLTHRSSIGGSGPMTEDDVAERASEWASELADAAEAEGLDAAVVVRTGTPAEEISNYADEIGANMVVIGTAGRSGFEKTVLGSVTDKVIRTAPVPVVTVQPDGTIDAA, encoded by the coding sequence ATGACTCAAAATTCGATTATTATCCCAACGGATGGAAGCGAGTACGCCATGTCTGCTGCCGAAGTTGGATTCGGGCTTGCCGAGGACCTCGATGCGACCGTCCACGCGCTCTCGGTCGGGGACACGAGTTTAACACATCGTTCGTCGATCGGTGGCTCCGGGCCGATGACGGAAGACGACGTTGCCGAACGGGCGTCCGAGTGGGCATCCGAACTGGCCGACGCGGCTGAAGCGGAGGGACTCGACGCGGCAGTCGTCGTTCGCACGGGGACGCCCGCAGAGGAGATTTCGAACTACGCGGACGAAATAGGGGCTAACATGGTCGTCATCGGGACGGCCGGCCGCAGCGGTTTCGAGAAGACGGTCCTCGGAAGTGTGACCGACAAGGTCATTCGGACGGCGCCGGTTCCCGTCGTCACCGTCCAGCCCGATGGGACTATCGACGCTGCCTGA
- the endA gene encoding tRNA-intron lyase: MQGQLIDGTVEVGANARERYYDSRGYGRPRGDGVVLSRVEAAHLLYRGDLDAVDGQDFAAFLAQHEDIVVDFLVYRDLRDRGFYLSPARDGWVDDPADIDFVVHPRGDGPWDDTVEHRVSVVGERASIPLASLGDVVLAVVDEESEITYLDTDDEPVAGESSMAFDGSTQGHLLEDRVLCWEPPTDLYERGFYGQQMGRDDDTLQLSLLEATYLAETGHLNVDGGAEALLNRGRAVEGERFDRRLTVYRELRERGLVPKTGFKFGADFRTYADVESVEELGHSELLIRVLPADEILSPRDLALDVRLAHGVRKEMVYALVDGNGDMRWVSVARLTP, from the coding sequence ATGCAGGGCCAACTCATCGACGGCACCGTCGAGGTCGGCGCCAACGCCCGCGAGCGGTACTACGATTCGCGGGGCTACGGCCGACCGCGCGGCGACGGCGTCGTCCTCTCGCGGGTCGAGGCTGCGCATCTCCTCTATCGCGGGGACCTCGATGCCGTCGACGGGCAGGATTTCGCCGCGTTCCTCGCCCAACACGAGGACATCGTCGTCGACTTCCTCGTCTACCGGGATTTGCGGGACCGCGGCTTCTACCTCTCACCGGCCCGCGATGGCTGGGTCGACGACCCCGCGGACATCGATTTCGTCGTCCACCCGCGCGGGGACGGCCCGTGGGACGACACCGTCGAACACCGCGTCAGCGTCGTCGGCGAACGGGCCTCGATCCCGCTTGCCTCCCTCGGGGACGTCGTCCTCGCCGTCGTCGACGAGGAAAGCGAGATCACGTATCTCGACACCGACGACGAACCCGTCGCGGGGGAAAGTTCGATGGCCTTCGACGGCAGTACGCAGGGACATCTGCTGGAGGACCGCGTGCTCTGCTGGGAGCCACCCACTGACCTCTACGAACGGGGGTTCTACGGCCAGCAGATGGGGCGTGACGACGACACCCTTCAGTTGTCGCTGCTGGAAGCGACCTATCTCGCCGAGACGGGCCATTTGAACGTCGATGGCGGCGCCGAGGCGCTTCTCAACCGCGGGCGTGCCGTCGAGGGCGAGCGGTTCGACCGGCGGCTGACGGTCTATCGGGAACTCCGCGAGCGGGGGCTGGTTCCGAAGACCGGCTTCAAATTCGGCGCCGATTTCCGGACCTACGCCGACGTCGAAAGCGTCGAGGAGTTGGGCCACTCGGAGTTGCTGATTCGGGTGTTGCCCGCCGACGAAATCCTCTCGCCGCGTGACCTCGCGCTGGACGTTCGGCTGGCCCATGGCGTCCGCAAGGAAATGGTCTATGCGCTGGTCGACGGGAACGGCGATATGCGGTGGGTGTCGGTTGCGCGGCTGACGCCGTAA
- a CDS encoding endonuclease NucS domain-containing protein, whose protein sequence is MSIRTITGDCIVHASGRRDRIQRGRVHVLIKPDDTVLVHDADGYQPVAWLTRPAELSVTTDPLWVVATDGDESLQIEAAGDEDGDLTTQNHDVSRAGIPVGDCRCGGHLVRTAGEVVCLDCEAVFGLPSGASVTDDTCDCGLPKFRADRGETFELCLDYDCGSLTEAVTERFDREWDCPECGSPLEILRRGGLIAGCADYPDCETGFSIPDGRIVEECDCGLPVFETASGRRCLDATCGT, encoded by the coding sequence GTGTCGATTCGCACCATCACCGGCGACTGTATCGTCCACGCCAGCGGCCGCCGCGACCGGATCCAGCGCGGCCGGGTTCACGTCCTCATCAAGCCCGATGACACCGTCCTCGTCCACGACGCCGACGGCTATCAGCCCGTCGCGTGGCTCACCCGCCCGGCGGAACTCTCGGTGACGACCGACCCGCTGTGGGTCGTTGCGACCGACGGCGACGAGAGCCTGCAAATCGAGGCCGCAGGCGACGAGGACGGCGACCTTACCACTCAGAACCACGACGTGAGCCGTGCCGGAATCCCAGTCGGCGACTGTCGCTGTGGCGGCCACCTCGTCCGTACCGCCGGCGAGGTCGTCTGTCTCGATTGCGAGGCTGTCTTCGGGCTTCCGAGCGGCGCCAGCGTCACTGACGACACCTGTGACTGCGGCCTGCCGAAGTTCCGCGCCGACCGCGGCGAGACCTTCGAGTTGTGTCTGGACTACGATTGTGGCTCCCTCACGGAGGCCGTCACCGAACGGTTCGACCGCGAATGGGACTGCCCGGAGTGCGGAAGCCCCCTCGAAATCCTCCGGCGCGGCGGTCTCATCGCTGGCTGTGCGGACTACCCCGACTGCGAGACCGGCTTTTCGATTCCCGATGGCCGCATCGTCGAGGAGTGCGATTGCGGGCTCCCGGTCTTCGAGACCGCCAGCGGTCGACGGTGTCTCGACGCGACCTGCGGGACGTAG
- a CDS encoding transcriptional regulator TbsP domain-containing protein, which translates to MPLKSINNERVSAYADVFKADSDVFITSSRVSDFTDILSALEEHDPEGEIRILTDDETAKAVRRRFLVASYLVDYIERGTVSVRRREGHLPSFVITDGAVTTITGVDETTLTVVMDDDESFVAGTRETVEEQFDTAADVSFRTPAYTGMLDQLDEKLGTTMRDDVETVLSAAVETRSDETSVDPVRLSILMGAKNEVQFYELGNWGESTGVGSKAKFSREKRKLEDVGLIDTEKIPKDIGRPRQRLVLGTDVDEADPVQLLGLAESVSAA; encoded by the coding sequence ATGCCCTTAAAGAGTATCAATAATGAACGCGTCTCGGCCTATGCTGACGTCTTCAAGGCCGACAGCGACGTGTTCATTACGTCTTCTCGTGTCTCCGATTTCACGGATATTCTGTCTGCACTCGAAGAACACGACCCGGAGGGGGAGATTCGCATTCTGACGGACGATGAGACGGCAAAAGCAGTCCGTCGTCGGTTTCTGGTCGCTTCGTATCTGGTCGACTATATCGAGCGGGGCACCGTCAGCGTCCGGCGACGGGAGGGCCACCTACCCTCGTTCGTCATCACCGACGGCGCAGTAACCACGATTACGGGCGTCGACGAGACGACACTGACCGTGGTAATGGACGACGACGAATCGTTCGTCGCCGGCACGCGCGAGACCGTCGAAGAGCAATTCGACACCGCCGCTGACGTCTCCTTTCGGACGCCCGCCTACACGGGAATGCTCGACCAACTCGACGAGAAACTCGGCACGACGATGCGGGACGACGTCGAGACGGTGCTGAGCGCGGCCGTTGAGACCCGAAGCGACGAAACCTCCGTCGACCCCGTCCGCCTCAGTATCCTGATGGGGGCGAAAAACGAGGTCCAGTTCTACGAACTCGGCAACTGGGGCGAATCCACCGGCGTCGGCAGCAAGGCGAAGTTCTCCCGCGAAAAGCGAAAACTGGAGGACGTCGGCCTCATCGACACCGAGAAAATTCCGAAGGACATCGGTCGCCCCCGCCAGCGACTCGTCCTCGGCACCGACGTCGACGAAGCTGACCCCGTCCAACTGCTGGGCCTCGCAGAGAGCGTTTCCGCGGCCTGA
- the pheA gene encoding prephenate dehydratase, whose protein sequence is MKALTLGPEGTYSHRATQAVADEIDFVESVTSIVEGVAGGEYERGVIPIENSIEGSVTESLDALADRNVAVVREIVTPIKHALLAQTSEFDIVASHPQALAQCREYLASEYPSAKTEAVASTARGVERAREDPTVAAIGHPENAGDDLQVLAQGIQDSTSNATRFVVLAPETERSDAGGKSTVIVYPNTNYPGLLLEMLEPFADRDINLSRVESRPSGERLGDYIFHFDFAAGLYEERAQEAIDELRGLAENGWVRVLGSYDTEHVV, encoded by the coding sequence ATGAAGGCCCTCACGCTCGGTCCCGAAGGAACGTACTCCCATCGCGCGACGCAGGCGGTTGCCGACGAAATCGACTTCGTCGAGTCGGTGACCAGCATCGTCGAAGGCGTCGCCGGCGGCGAGTACGAACGCGGCGTCATCCCCATCGAGAACAGCATCGAGGGGTCAGTCACCGAATCGCTGGACGCGCTGGCGGACCGCAACGTCGCCGTCGTCCGCGAGATCGTCACGCCGATCAAACACGCGCTGCTCGCCCAGACCAGCGAGTTCGATATCGTCGCCAGCCACCCGCAGGCGCTGGCCCAGTGCCGCGAGTACCTCGCCAGCGAGTACCCCAGCGCCAAGACCGAGGCCGTCGCCTCCACCGCCCGTGGTGTCGAACGCGCCCGCGAGGACCCGACCGTCGCGGCCATCGGCCATCCGGAAAACGCCGGCGATGACCTGCAAGTGCTCGCACAGGGCATCCAGGACAGCACCTCCAACGCCACCCGGTTCGTCGTGCTGGCGCCCGAAACCGAGCGCTCCGATGCCGGCGGCAAGAGCACCGTCATCGTCTATCCGAACACCAACTATCCCGGTCTCCTCCTGGAGATGCTCGAACCGTTTGCCGACCGGGACATCAACCTCTCGCGCGTGGAATCCCGCCCCAGCGGCGAACGCCTCGGCGACTACATCTTCCACTTCGATTTCGCCGCCGGCCTCTACGAGGAACGAGCACAGGAAGCAATCGACGAGTTGCGCGGCCTCGCCGAAAACGGCTGGGTGCGCGTTTTGGGCTCCTACGACACCGAACACGTCGTTTAG
- a CDS encoding cupin domain-containing protein: MNRVTVDACDVASYAGIERRNLGEAVETDAVALNHYAVDPGERIAGLHTHLDQEEVFVVLSGSAVFETLDGKRAVTEDEAIRFAPGEFQSCTNRADERLVVLAVGAPAGTDELRVPVGCHACEADAMALEFAAGEERLVCPECDAERVPECPECGGGELRAELVEGRPASVCQSCGAADPAR, from the coding sequence ATGAACCGAGTCACCGTCGACGCGTGTGACGTTGCGTCTTACGCGGGCATCGAGCGTCGAAATCTCGGTGAGGCGGTAGAGACCGATGCGGTGGCGCTCAACCACTACGCGGTCGACCCGGGCGAGCGCATCGCGGGCCTCCACACACATCTCGACCAGGAAGAGGTGTTCGTCGTGCTGTCGGGGTCGGCGGTGTTCGAGACGCTCGACGGGAAACGGGCCGTCACCGAGGACGAGGCTATCCGCTTTGCACCCGGCGAATTCCAGTCCTGTACGAACCGGGCGGACGAGCGACTCGTCGTACTCGCGGTCGGCGCGCCCGCCGGCACCGACGAACTCCGGGTTCCAGTCGGCTGTCACGCCTGCGAAGCCGACGCGATGGCGCTCGAATTCGCCGCCGGCGAGGAACGTCTCGTCTGCCCGGAATGCGACGCCGAACGGGTGCCCGAATGTCCCGAGTGTGGGGGTGGTGAATTGCGCGCGGAACTGGTCGAAGGCCGCCCCGCCAGCGTCTGCCAGTCCTGCGGTGCGGCCGACCCTGCTCGATAG
- a CDS encoding DoxX family protein translates to MFDAAGADIVFLIARVLFGGVLAFMGLNHFLNLEDMTGYAQFKGLPAPKASVLFSGGLLVFGGLSLITGVLPAIGAGAIALFLVVSAITMHDFWNQEGEEAQNEMTAFLKNIYGAGAALAFLAVANAVWPYAVNVGL, encoded by the coding sequence ATGTTCGACGCTGCAGGCGCCGACATCGTGTTCCTCATCGCGCGAGTCCTCTTCGGCGGCGTCCTCGCGTTCATGGGTCTCAACCACTTCCTGAACCTCGAGGACATGACCGGCTACGCCCAGTTCAAGGGCCTGCCGGCGCCGAAGGCGTCCGTCCTCTTCAGCGGCGGCCTGCTGGTCTTCGGCGGCCTCTCGCTTATTACGGGGGTCCTCCCGGCCATCGGCGCGGGCGCTATCGCCCTGTTCCTCGTCGTCTCGGCAATCACGATGCACGACTTCTGGAACCAGGAGGGCGAGGAGGCCCAAAACGAGATGACCGCGTTCCTCAAGAACATCTACGGCGCCGGCGCCGCGCTGGCGTTCCTCGCGGTCGCGAACGCCGTCTGGCCCTACGCGGTCAACGTCGGCCTGTAA
- a CDS encoding rhodanese-like domain-containing protein — MNRRTFLQTGVAAGAVATAGCLGGGDDTPEAANEYGYETTTTDDGVEVPLVPIDDAIEWYRADNDTVFADARSLTAYQRAHIEAAVLSPAPDGQEGGDPLADRSTDTRIVTYCGCPHHLSAMRGATLIENGYVDTYAIDEGFGAWVDAGYPLAGDAVEQRPDVYEIRGRTDATYAGEYAWARHDPTGQREAVPIAEDGGFTLEIKFYDVTRDSEIRVTTPAAETEQPLGNLLGDVVRL; from the coding sequence ATGAACCGGCGAACGTTCCTCCAAACCGGCGTCGCGGCCGGCGCAGTCGCGACCGCTGGCTGTCTCGGTGGCGGCGATGACACTCCTGAGGCCGCCAACGAATACGGCTACGAGACGACGACCACCGACGACGGCGTCGAGGTCCCTTTGGTCCCCATCGACGACGCTATCGAGTGGTATCGCGCGGACAACGACACCGTCTTCGCCGACGCTCGAAGCCTGACCGCCTACCAGCGCGCCCATATCGAAGCGGCCGTCCTCAGTCCGGCGCCCGACGGCCAGGAGGGCGGCGACCCGCTCGCGGACCGCTCGACGGACACCCGCATCGTCACCTACTGTGGCTGTCCGCACCATCTCTCGGCGATGCGCGGCGCCACGCTCATCGAGAACGGCTACGTCGACACCTACGCCATCGACGAGGGGTTCGGCGCGTGGGTCGACGCCGGCTATCCGCTGGCAGGTGACGCCGTCGAACAGCGGCCCGACGTCTACGAGATTCGCGGCCGAACCGACGCCACCTACGCCGGCGAGTACGCGTGGGCGCGCCACGACCCGACGGGCCAGCGCGAGGCGGTCCCCATCGCCGAGGACGGCGGGTTCACGCTCGAAATCAAGTTCTACGACGTGACGCGCGATTCGGAGATTCGCGTGACGACGCCGGCTGCCGAGACGGAGCAACCGCTCGGAAACCTGCTCGGGGACGTCGTTCGATTATAA
- a CDS encoding restriction endonuclease: protein MTLLDGLSGFEFEDAVSSLFRAHGYENVQVGTRVADEGRDITMYDGDTAYVVECKHTDTVSRPVVQKLHSAIATFDHDGPKRGMVVTSGRFTGPAEEYADRLRKRDDPHLIDLVDGRELRKLGEEVGMDLYNGRIEILCEETLPVGDPETVFVDVFEDVANAPSRADLPTPDYDVRYRPVVDVEAVTRATFETSVGVIHRIDRRDHLVVEADGPAPRLASDLVDLTGVETVNLETAQQRHGGEAVRFQHTESEYREWATDRLCDLLETTVTYTGDNNVTYHKDCRPSPNDVAVRRANPLYIPRVDAGVGLGEYTHNLEYAAAGNRYVTREDGIRRCVHCDTAGPEAAEYTYCENCGSISCATHTEEERLTGDPVCTGCAVTGDFFFATKYFFDEGNRETFREEYEAMPFYRKPLENPYLAAGVAVALVLVLLVLVGAFV, encoded by the coding sequence GTGACCCTGCTGGACGGCCTTTCGGGTTTCGAATTCGAGGACGCAGTCTCCTCGCTGTTCCGCGCCCACGGCTACGAGAACGTGCAGGTCGGGACCCGCGTCGCCGACGAGGGACGGGATATCACGATGTACGACGGCGATACCGCCTACGTCGTCGAATGCAAGCACACCGACACCGTCTCCCGGCCGGTCGTCCAGAAACTCCACTCGGCCATCGCAACCTTCGACCACGACGGCCCGAAACGCGGCATGGTCGTCACCTCGGGCCGCTTTACCGGCCCCGCCGAGGAGTACGCCGACCGACTCCGAAAGCGGGACGACCCACATCTAATCGACCTCGTTGACGGCCGCGAACTCCGCAAACTCGGCGAGGAGGTCGGGATGGACCTCTACAACGGCCGCATCGAAATCCTCTGTGAGGAGACGCTGCCCGTCGGCGACCCCGAAACGGTCTTCGTCGATGTCTTCGAGGACGTCGCCAACGCCCCCTCACGAGCGGACCTCCCGACGCCGGACTACGACGTGCGCTACCGCCCCGTCGTCGACGTCGAGGCAGTCACCCGCGCCACCTTCGAAACGAGCGTCGGCGTCATCCACCGCATCGACCGCCGGGACCACCTCGTCGTCGAAGCCGACGGGCCTGCCCCGCGACTGGCGTCGGACCTCGTTGACCTGACCGGCGTCGAGACGGTCAACCTCGAAACCGCCCAACAGCGCCACGGCGGAGAGGCCGTACGCTTCCAGCACACCGAAAGCGAATACCGGGAATGGGCGACCGACCGCCTCTGTGACCTGCTCGAAACGACGGTCACCTACACCGGCGACAACAACGTCACCTACCACAAGGACTGCCGCCCGTCGCCGAACGACGTGGCGGTCCGCCGGGCCAACCCGCTCTACATCCCTCGCGTCGATGCCGGCGTCGGGTTGGGCGAGTACACCCATAATCTCGAATACGCCGCCGCGGGCAACCGCTACGTCACCCGCGAGGACGGGATTCGACGCTGTGTCCATTGTGATACCGCCGGCCCCGAAGCGGCCGAATACACCTACTGCGAGAACTGCGGCAGTATCAGTTGTGCAACCCACACCGAGGAGGAGCGACTCACCGGCGACCCGGTCTGTACCGGCTGTGCGGTGACCGGTGACTTCTTCTTCGCGACGAAGTACTTCTTCGACGAGGGGAACCGCGAGACGTTCCGCGAGGAATACGAGGCGATGCCCTTCTACCGCAAACCGCTGGAGAACCCTTACCTCGCGGCGGGTGTGGCCGTCGCACTGGTGCTCGTGTTGCTGGTGCTCGTCGGAGCGTTCGTTTGA
- a CDS encoding VOC family protein: MYSDGDRLPSGTRIGRTALGVSDLTEMADFYRDVVGLTVLSRDDTRAVLGGVETPLLVLEHEPDAPTRHRSGAGLFHNAFRVPSRAALGDALNRIRDHWQLGGASDHGVSEALYLTDPEGNGIEIYRDYPREEWPRNDDGTVRIGTYHLDLEPIEAAAAGESEAPAGTDVGHVHLEVSSLASFREFYVETLGFEVQTELPAALFVSAGGYHHHLGANTWNNRTGPVDGRGLSWFEVVLPRTETLDAVRDRIAESEYAVTETDDGISVTGPDEIEMRFRA; the protein is encoded by the coding sequence ATGTATTCGGACGGAGATAGATTGCCCTCGGGAACGCGCATCGGGCGGACAGCACTCGGCGTATCGGACCTCACGGAGATGGCCGACTTCTATCGGGACGTCGTCGGACTCACCGTGCTCAGCCGCGACGACACCCGGGCAGTTCTCGGTGGCGTGGAGACCCCGCTTCTCGTGTTGGAACACGAACCGGATGCGCCCACCCGACACCGGTCGGGGGCGGGGCTCTTTCACAACGCGTTCAGGGTCCCGTCGCGTGCAGCGCTGGGTGACGCCTTAAACCGAATCAGGGACCACTGGCAACTCGGTGGCGCGTCCGACCACGGGGTGAGCGAGGCGCTATATCTGACGGACCCGGAGGGCAATGGCATCGAAATTTACCGGGATTACCCGCGGGAGGAATGGCCTCGCAACGACGACGGGACGGTTCGTATCGGCACGTATCACCTCGACCTCGAACCGATAGAAGCGGCCGCTGCGGGCGAGTCGGAGGCCCCTGCCGGAACGGACGTGGGCCACGTGCACCTCGAAGTGTCCTCACTTGCGTCGTTCAGGGAGTTCTACGTGGAGACGCTCGGGTTCGAGGTCCAAACCGAACTCCCGGCAGCCCTTTTCGTATCTGCCGGCGGATACCACCACCATCTCGGCGCGAACACGTGGAACAACCGAACCGGACCAGTCGACGGCAGAGGGTTGTCGTGGTTCGAAGTGGTTCTACCCCGAACGGAGACGCTCGATGCGGTTCGGGACCGAATCGCGGAGAGTGAGTACGCGGTAACCGAGACGGACGACGGCATCTCGGTTACGGGGCCGGACGAAATCGAGATGCGGTTTCGCGCCTGA
- a CDS encoding winged helix-turn-helix transcriptional regulator, translating to MATQPPEDADERSDVERRNADVCNVVEAVEEVGSKWKLVVLNDLRGGEKRFNELKRSTGASSYTLSRVLDSLEEDGFIDNRKELESPVASYYTLTEKGSELCPVFDALDEWGADWLE from the coding sequence ATGGCGACCCAACCACCGGAGGATGCGGACGAACGGTCCGACGTCGAACGGCGCAATGCGGACGTCTGTAACGTCGTCGAGGCGGTCGAAGAGGTCGGCTCGAAGTGGAAACTCGTCGTCCTCAACGACTTACGGGGTGGAGAAAAGCGGTTCAACGAACTCAAGCGGTCGACGGGCGCGAGTTCCTACACGCTGTCTCGCGTCCTCGATAGTCTGGAAGAGGACGGGTTCATCGACAACCGCAAGGAGTTGGAGTCGCCCGTCGCCAGTTACTACACGCTGACCGAGAAGGGCAGCGAACTCTGTCCCGTGTTCGATGCCCTAGACGAATGGGGAGCGGACTGGCTCGAATAG
- the nucS gene encoding endonuclease NucS has translation MSNDETVTGEPAGAAAARTRTDPTPAEAAELVRDGLDREALVTLFGRCSVDYEGRAASELGPGDRHLMLKPDGAALVHTDEGQKPVNWQPPGCEHSCRTDGEELVVESHRSTPEESLVVRFSSVAHAAAFAGSDPESLEVVGTEADLKERILDEPGLVEAGFTPLATERETPAGAVDVYGEDDEGRTVVLELKRRRVGPDAVGQLNRYVEALQRDLHADAEVRGVLVAPSVTDRAEALLAEKGLEFVSLTPEGE, from the coding sequence GTGTCGAACGACGAGACGGTGACGGGGGAGCCAGCCGGGGCGGCAGCGGCGCGTACCCGCACCGACCCCACGCCCGCGGAAGCGGCCGAACTCGTCCGCGACGGCCTCGACCGCGAGGCGCTCGTGACGCTGTTCGGCCGCTGTAGCGTCGATTACGAGGGTCGTGCGGCATCCGAGTTGGGCCCCGGCGACCGCCATCTCATGCTCAAACCCGACGGCGCGGCGCTGGTCCACACCGACGAGGGCCAGAAGCCGGTCAACTGGCAGCCACCCGGTTGTGAGCACAGCTGTCGAACGGATGGTGAGGAACTCGTCGTCGAGAGCCACCGCTCGACGCCCGAGGAGTCGCTCGTCGTTCGTTTCTCGTCGGTCGCCCACGCCGCCGCTTTCGCCGGGTCGGACCCCGAGTCCCTCGAAGTGGTCGGCACCGAAGCCGACCTCAAAGAGCGGATTCTGGACGAGCCGGGACTGGTCGAAGCGGGATTCACCCCGCTGGCGACCGAACGCGAGACGCCGGCCGGCGCCGTCGACGTCTACGGCGAGGACGACGAAGGGCGGACGGTCGTGCTGGAGTTGAAACGCCGGCGTGTCGGCCCCGATGCCGTCGGCCAACTGAATCGGTACGTCGAGGCGCTCCAGCGGGACTTGCACGCCGACGCCGAGGTGCGCGGGGTTCTCGTGGCGCCGTCGGTTACCGACCGTGCCGAGGCGCTGCTGGCCGAGAAAGGACTGGAGTTCGTCTCGCTGACGCCCGAGGGCGAATAG
- a CDS encoding DUF6735 family protein has product MGHRVLVAYDRDGYDLHYAHWGPNPADLTPETPFGGPPDDKWAADRAADLVDVRGGRLAEDHDRAVDPDPIATGLTFAEVCERVDPLEHEALFVVAPDFSVRTYLVFPIDIDGRRTGTLVGYDGQRDASYLRGWLAGARAVRDTSGLDGTAIARALRWLDADRGTVVWLADESPRASDERDA; this is encoded by the coding sequence ATGGGCCACCGCGTCCTCGTCGCCTACGACCGCGACGGCTACGACCTGCATTACGCACACTGGGGGCCGAACCCCGCCGACCTCACACCTGAAACCCCCTTCGGCGGGCCGCCCGACGACAAGTGGGCCGCCGACCGTGCGGCTGACCTCGTCGACGTCAGGGGCGGCCGGCTCGCCGAAGACCACGACCGGGCGGTCGACCCCGACCCGATAGCGACCGGCCTCACCTTCGCCGAGGTCTGTGAGCGCGTCGACCCGCTGGAACACGAGGCGCTGTTCGTCGTCGCACCGGATTTCTCGGTGCGAACCTATCTGGTCTTCCCCATCGACATCGACGGCCGACGGACCGGCACGCTCGTGGGCTACGACGGCCAGCGGGACGCATCCTACCTCCGGGGCTGGCTGGCGGGGGCCCGCGCCGTCCGGGATACCAGCGGCCTCGACGGAACGGCCATCGCGCGGGCGCTTCGCTGGCTGGACGCCGACCGGGGGACGGTCGTCTGGCTGGCCGATGAATCGCCACGCGCGAGCGACGAACGCGACGCTTAA
- a CDS encoding site-2 protease family protein, with protein sequence MRNFHVGTITGIPIRLNITFVIFLPVLAWLISRPAQLAAYAGFVASISPHEVDIALLQTGNTPIVIGVAAALGLFVGVLLHELGHSWTARRYGITITSITLWIFGGMAHMEDLPEDWNVEFYVALAGPAMSVLVAAVCYALLFVVPAQPVVVFVIGWLAVINLTLAIFNMIPAFPMDGGRVLRALLARSRPYAEATQTAAAVGKGMAILLAVVAVLAFAPIMLLVAMFVYVAAGAESRATVMRDLLADMTARDLMSTDLRTVTPETTVDEFLDRVVTERTTAYPVMDKGTVTGLVTLSTVRNVDSTKRSSTTVADVMGPAPPSVGPDDDAFEAMRTLGESKGDRVLVIEDGRFVGQITSEDFLSAIEVLQGIGTRRVDIEAPDGYA encoded by the coding sequence ATGCGCAACTTCCACGTCGGCACGATCACCGGCATTCCCATCCGACTCAACATCACGTTCGTGATTTTCCTGCCCGTCCTCGCGTGGCTCATTAGCCGCCCGGCACAGCTGGCCGCCTACGCCGGCTTCGTCGCGAGCATCTCGCCACACGAGGTCGATATCGCGCTGCTGCAGACCGGCAACACGCCCATCGTTATCGGCGTCGCCGCCGCCCTCGGCCTGTTCGTCGGTGTCCTGTTGCACGAACTCGGCCACTCGTGGACCGCCCGCCGCTACGGCATCACCATCACCTCCATCACGCTGTGGATTTTCGGCGGCATGGCTCACATGGAGGACCTGCCGGAGGACTGGAACGTCGAGTTCTACGTCGCCTTGGCCGGCCCCGCGATGAGCGTCCTCGTCGCCGCCGTCTGTTACGCGCTGCTGTTCGTCGTCCCGGCCCAACCCGTTGTGGTCTTCGTCATCGGCTGGCTCGCGGTCATCAACCTCACGCTGGCCATCTTCAACATGATTCCCGCGTTCCCGATGGACGGCGGCCGCGTCCTTCGGGCACTTCTCGCACGTTCGCGGCCCTACGCCGAAGCGACCCAGACCGCGGCCGCCGTCGGCAAGGGCATGGCCATCCTGCTGGCCGTCGTGGCCGTCCTCGCCTTCGCGCCGATTATGCTGCTGGTCGCGATGTTCGTCTACGTCGCCGCCGGTGCCGAGTCCCGCGCGACAGTCATGCGGGACCTGCTGGCGGACATGACCGCTCGTGACCTCATGTCGACGGACCTGCGGACGGTCACCCCCGAGACGACCGTCGACGAGTTCCTCGACCGGGTCGTCACCGAGCGAACGACGGCCTACCCCGTCATGGACAAAGGGACCGTCACCGGCCTCGTGACGCTGAGTACGGTCCGAAACGTCGACTCCACAAAGCGGTCCTCGACCACCGTCGCCGACGTGATGGGCCCGGCCCCACCGAGCGTCGGCCCGGACGACGACGCCTTCGAGGCGATGCGAACCCTCGGCGAATCGAAGGGCGACCGCGTGCTCGTCATCGAAGACGGCCGGTTCGTCGGCCAGATAACCTCCGAGGACTTCCTGTCGGCCATCGAGGTCCTGCAGGGTATCGGCACGCGCCGCGTCGACATCGAGGCACCCGACGGCTACGCCTGA